The genomic segment GATACTTAAATACAACAAAATCTAATTTACatattcgtatatatatatatatatttgaagcttTTTTCGAAAAGAAAAATTATGGTAACCCTACATATTTAAATTCCACCAAATGGTAAACATCATGATAGCCACCCTCATCCTCACGTGTCCAACGTTACACCTTTCAAACCAAGGGTTCCACACGCCATAATGGACCCCATCTTCCCTGTCTCTGTTCAATGAACAAACCCATTCTCTTTTTCTCTATAAACataataaggttttttaaaaaaattgtttgttaaaataagtttttttaattattttttagaatatattttttcatttacatGTGTCGAGTTTAATATAATGTTAAATCACCGTAAGAGTGTGTTTCTTACATGTCAAGAGTGAAGGCCTGTAAAGTACAATCAACTCGACTCTCTCGACGTGTCAAGTTTAAAATTATGAAGTTTGAttatagattttatttttctatatgattaaatcaactcatttaatataaaaaaaatcaactttttCTCTTATAAATATCCTAcacatttctcttttcttctctatGAAAGTACTCTTAAACTCTtccaaaaaaaattgttaatttctATTTTCTTCGAGAAAAAAATGGTTGCTTTTATGGTAAACTTTCTAATTCAGTCTTTTCAATTTTGTATTTATGAAAacatttttgagattttttaaattaaatattaatttttgtgatattttggatagttaaaaattttagttgtttcTGTtcaccaaaatataaaatttctggAGGTTGATAGACAGTAAACCACTTGAAGAGAGCTAGTTTTGATGTGGCATCTATGATGACATAGTTCATTATGACATTGGAGTtgcttttcattttttatacGAGGAAGTGACTATAACACTGAAAAATGTCGTTTTAATAACTGACCTTCTAATCAATAAGTAAATTGTAGTTGCAGCTAGTAACATCAACTTGAAGCATGAGTGTTAGTAGTTGTTGGGTGTCATGTCacctaaaaaaaattagatgAGAACCGAATGAAGTGAACATGATTGGAGAGACGTCCTACGGATTCATATGCGAAAGCTTGGATACTTTGAATGCTAAGAGGAATATTGTTGCCAGACAAGTCTTGCAACAAGGTCCATACCATGTATCTACCTTTACTAGATTATTTTGAGACAATCGATAAATTCAACTGGGGTTCAACGACTCTAATGTTTCTGTATAAGGTGCTTTGCAAGATGACTCAATAACCAATCAGTGAAATAAATGGTTAGCCCACGTCCCTTTCTAACTATGAGAGTTCCCTTTTGATAGaatgtaaataaataattgtATGTAACATCTTAAGATGTATTCAATTATCATTATTTATAAACCCCTATTGCACTAcatattttgttatatttaagaACCACTCAAATCATGTGTGTTATAGAAGAGACTTTACTTGGATGTGACGAGAAATCGATCAACAAGCCGATGAAGAGATATTTTGATGTTGTATTCACACCCAATGCAACTCAATATTCTTGTTAATGACTAGAATTGCATTTGTGTATGTTTGCAATTCCTATGGATGTCATACCTAGATAGAATGATGTTTGCTATCATATTTGGGGTAACTTTTGAGCAATGAGTTATTCACGGTGCAGTGTCCATCATTTGTTCCCACATTGTGGAGTGCTGGCACCTTGATTGGGTAAAACAATAGTTTAGGCTCGTGCAAGATATCTTAGGTGACCCATAACACATCGATTTTGTATGATATAATTGAGGGGTAGAAAAACATCAGTCGGTGGAACATGTTTTTACGTTCGAAAAAAATTATACCTAGTGGCTTAGCCAAATAGGTCATGGGTTAtagtttttggatgattaaatgGCTACTAAGATCATCAAAAGTCATCGAGCAGACAAATGTTAAGGATCACGAAAATGGGTTAAGGCTTTTCACACACCTAAGCTCTAAAGTTTGTAACTATTGTGACATGGTTGACCCTTGACATACATTGTCGTATTTATGTTAGTAGCTTGGATTAATCACTGAGGTTCATCATTGTTgtagaaataaagaaatgaattgtgttaaatctTTTAGGGAAATGTAATATTAATTTTCCTgtacttaaataaattttcttcgaTTAGATATCTTATATAAATTTAACTTTGTATTCACTTCTCTCCTTACTATTTATCCAATATTTTGTCGacataaatactaaaattgaaaacaaaattaatgaaaatgaaccataaaaaataattaaaatggattCCTAATGTAATAAAAAGTATTGGCAATTGCTATTGTTACGCCACCACCTCAACTTGGACACATGGCAACTTTGGAAGCAACCAAAGAGACACTCATGGATGACCCTCTGCCTTATACCATCCAGATGGTTACTTTATGATTAGCCACCCACGAGAAAGTCATCTGTCATTAGCCATCCAATCGCGTCCTTCCCTTGAAGGAGGTTATCTAAGGATCATTAAAGTCCAGCTACATGTACTACATCGGCAAGATAATGTCATAGTCGTGCACAATAAGAAACCTTATCTCAAGATTGTTGGTAACATGATGCAACTGGACAGGAGACTTCCTACCTATAAGTATCCTATGGCACGAAATAGGAAGGGATCTCATTTTTCCATACCAATAACCCTGGATTACAACAGAACACAACTTCTTCCTCCTCCTCATTGAGAATTTCGACTCTCCGCCTATCATAGGTAAATAGACCTCCGTGCATTCGCTACCATCTCCTTCGTATCTTACCCTTACTGATACCTAGTATCAATAgttataataaatcaaaatgaattaataaaaatacaacaaAAGTGGAAAATTTTCATGTAACATCCCCAATACCCCTGAGTTATGAACCATGTTAAATCAAGAGTAAATATATTAGAATTTGAGAAGGTTACAAGATATAAGCTATCTTTGTTAGTTGAGGGTGAAGATAGATACAGAGGGTAATTGAAAAGGCTCACATATTGTGAAAGTAAATCTAAGGTATTGACTAATATAAGATTGAATTGAAGGAGAAATGATGAGAGACTAAAGGTGAATTTTTTACCAAAATAGGGTGTGACTCATGAATGGTACTGTAGAGAAAGTTTAGGAACTAAATGGTCAATCTATAATTTAGATAATTGTTACATGTTAATGATTAATGACTAAATTGGTGTAAAATGGTAACAggagaaaatattttaatatctattgtttttttattaaattaatatatattatttttgaatagtttagcaAGATGATTATATTCACTCATTTATCCCCCATTCTCACGCTACTCTCTTTTCTCCACATTcacaaattttgttttttattacaaataggtccttttctCATATTTCTTAAGTATATATAACGTACCTAGGTGAATGTTTATGTAAGTAAATAGGGAACTAATTGATTCCCACACTTGTGTTTGATGTGCTTTGGCAAGTAAATATAATGAATTATTTGGCATATGAGTTATGGCTTGTGTTTGAAATGATTATGAATGATTTTGGTATGGTTTCGATGTATTTGAAAATAGAACTTTTAGGTCCTCTGTCTCAAGTCTCGAGACATACAAACTTTGAAGCTAAAAATCACAGTAACTGAgtcatgtctcgagacataagcctctaacattaattaaaaagatgaattagaaaaaaacttgaaaacaatatatttattaattaaaatcattaattaaaaattaaaacaacatgaaataaaaaatacaaatgcaAGTGGGAGATGAATCGAATCTAAGACTCAAGGACAAAACTactaatatttaattatctaACCAAAAGAATTGAAATGTTAAAAGAAAACGTGTTTTGTAGAAAGCGTTTTCGACATGTCAGCTGAAAATGCTCCCTGCAGATAGTGTTTTTTGTTTCTCCCTCCAAAATCGACATTTTCCCCTTATTTAGGAAAAAAAACGACTTACTTTGCTAAATATGTTTTAAAActgacatttttttaatttactcagATGtcacatttaaaaattataattattatatttatttaaaagatttATTTATTCGTGTAATTATTGtgattattatgagttataaattATGGTCGGTGATGCAATAACttttaatgaattattataatttataaatttattttataaatatatatttactaattgatatataaattgtaatgaaaataaaatgattataattTAACATAGTTTAATAAAAATTGAGACTAAAAATATTGAGACAACTAAActtgttaaaaattgtataacAAAGACAATTAAGTAAAATGTGTTTTTAACTAATTTCACATGTAGTCaactaaacataaaaattttacatttcaatCAAATGAACCAAATAAGATAAGGTAACATATCtaacaatatatttatttgtttattattataagttgaaaattttaatatttactttattatatcacatttttgtatattaaattttgcttgaaatattatttttataaagatttataatttttttatcgttTTAGtcaaataacatgttttaatattaaaaacatatttgttttaagaaaaaaacaaattctataataataaaatatacttatatttcataaattaaatatatcaaccaattaaatattcttatattattagaaataatattatttttgttaatctTTAAGACCTATGAGCTAAGCTATTTGTCAAATTTGGCAGGATTGATCTTTTCAAGCTGAGTTTGAGATCAGTGTTCCAATTTTTTTAATAGGGTCAATTTAACCGGTTTAAgtgtttataatttgtatttatttctccttttgtgtatgttttttttttttttacttttttctgaCGCATCCCATGTGGGTACGTGGACTGCAGTCCCCACTAGACCACCACCTTTTACTTTCCCTCAGCTTTTTTTCCActtctttcttttgctttttccGGTTTTCGAGAAAAGCATTCCACTcacttacattttttttaaacactAACAACCAAACACCCTCCTTATCCTTATCCTACGCACCACTTCACTCTATCCGCGCATTTTAGCCTCACCCCTTTATCCTACGCACCATCGTGTATGGTAGGCTTATTATTGCCCATTGCTTGTCATCATTTTTTTCCTCTACTCGACGTTACACGCGTCGTCCTATGAATTACCCACGTCATCGTCTCTTAAGCCTTTTTTACTTCCTGTTTTTCTCCGTTGTTAGGGTTTCTAGTTTCTTTCTTTGAAAGGAatatttcttccttttttttcttttcggttTTCGGCTACTGAGTCACCAAACGAGTTAAGGAAAAGAGAGACGAGTTTCACCAAACCATGGGGTCGATCCCCAATCCTGGCGAGTTGACCGAGTTAACCCATCCGAGTTTCGATGAGTTCCAGCGTCAAACGTCTCTGATGACCAGCTGTACTCTCCTCTGGAAAGAACTGTCGGATCACATAAATTCACTTGAGCAGAACCTGATGAAGCAGTCGGAGACCTTGAAACGCAAAATCGAGGCACTGGACTCGGAGACCAAGGCTTCACTCGACTCACTCAAGAAGCGGGAACTCAGTATCGAGGACAGTGTCAAGATCGCACTCAGCCGAGTCGAGTTCAACACCAAAGCTGCCATGAGGACCCTTGGAGACGACGTTGAAGACAATCCGGACGGTGAGGTCGACGACGGAGACGGACTTTTGCAACACTTGAAATCAACGTGCTTGAAAATGGAAGCTAAAGAGTTCTGGAGCTTCGTGAtcggaaaaaagaaagaaatcgatTTGTTAAGAGAGAAAATCCCTGCAGCTTTATCGGAATGCATCGATCCGGCGAGGTTTGTTATGGAGGCCATATCGGAGGTATTTCCGGTGGACAAAAGAGGGAATGAGGGAGGAAGTGATTTAGCTTGGGCTTGTGTTTTGATTCTGGAAAGCTTAATCCCGGTGGTGGTTGATCCGGTAATCGGAAAATCAAGGGTCCTTGTTACGCCTAGTATGAAAGAGCAGGCCAAAGAAATCGCGGAGACATGGAAAAAGAGCCTTGAAGAGAGAGGAGGGATTGAAAATGTGAAAACCCCTGATGTTCATACTTTTTTGCAGCATTTGGTTACGTTTGGGATTGTTAAGAAAGAGGATCTGGAGTTTTATAGGAAACTTGTCGTTGCTTCTGCTTGGAGAAAACAAATGCCCAAACTCGCCGTTTCGCTTGGCCTCGGCGATCAGATGCCTGGTAAGATTTTCTTGTTTTCTTACCTGAGATTAAATTACTTTTCttaatttatgttttcattaATTCCTGGTGTTGCTTATAAGAGGGGCTTGTTGTATTAAAGGACTTAAACTTTTTAAATCTCAAGCACTGAAATGTTTAAGTTTCACTGTGATGTTGTGATGGCGGCGGCAGAACTTTCTGAATTAACATGGGTGTTGTAAATATAAGATTTTTAGGACATTTAATGAGCTATGTTGCTTTTAGAGTAAGTTTCATATGCCGGTTTTTGTATCCTTTGGTAGATAGTTTTTTCTTATATTTGTAGGGTTTGATATGTATGAACATATGTGATCCAGCTAAGGTGAAGAGTCTTGAGCAATAGTTGACTAGCATAGTTAAGTGCGTTATAATCTAGGATGTTAATAAGCTTTTGCTTGTTCTTTTAACATGTAGCTGAAGCATGTCCCTTTTTATTTGTTAGATTACATGCCTTGAAGCTGGTTCGTGCTTGTCTAATTTGCTCCTTGGTAATTTGATTGATATGAGATGAGTGAAGCTAAGCTAAACGGTCATGGGATTggatatgtataatttttttagagtGGTTCTGCTAGATTGTTACAGAGATAAAAATTTTGAGTCACTGGTGTTGGTTTTAATCTCTGTATCATTATTTGATCAACATGTGCAACGCTCCATTTAAAAAGACTGTTTTTAGTGCATTTTTCACCATACGAATTTGCAGTGATTCATAGGTTGAGTTTATAATGTCTTTAATTAATGTATACAGACATGATTGAAGAATTGATCAGCAAGGGACAGCAGCTTGATGCAGTTCATTTTACTTATGAAGTTGGCCTTGTGGACAAGTTCCCCCCTGTGCCCCTGCTGAAATCTTTCTTGAGGGATGCAAAGAAGGCTGCATCTTCTATTTTAGATGATCCCAATAATACTGGCCGGGCTGCGGTATGCTCATATTTACTCATACTGATAGTTTGTCTCGTACCGATGATTTGTTTTACCATTTACTCtactatttttatgattttggattttacactttttacttaATTGAATGCTTGATGCAAGGTTTGCCTCCTGGGGTTTGCTGTAAGCTGTAAGCTGGTTGCTGAATTCTTTTGTTTTCATTCCAGTCATATATTTGCCTGCCtgctgaaataaattaaaatctgatgttttttatataataaagcatGCCTAATATGGTTAATGGTATTGTCATTTCATATTCTCGTTGGCAGAGGGGATTAGGGATGTGAAATAATTACTGGATTAGATCTAAGGAAAGAGGCATCTTTAAATTGTCTGCGATTCTATTCATCTTCTATTGGTGCTAAAATCCCATGTAAATGACTATCAATTATTGACAAATAGGCTGATGAGATTGTTGGTCGTCTATAgctttctcttaaattttatttttcatttgattttcttggccaataattttttcttcatttctaaTGGTTACATTTCAATTAATTAGGTAatctttcttcttgatttttgCAGCAACTTGCTGCACGCAAAGAGCAATCAGCACTTCGGGCTGTCATCAAGTGCATTGAAGAGTACAAACTCGAGGCTGAGTTTCCACCTGAAAACCTCAAGAAACGCCTTGAGCAGCTAGAGAAGACCAAGACTGAGAAGAGAAAACCAGTTGTAGTCCCTGCTAACAAGCGAACGCGTGTAAATAATGGTGGTCCGATGCCTCCTGCTAAAGCTGGCCGTTTGACGAATGCATATGTCTCATCTTTCCCGGCACCTCCTCCATTTGTAAGGTCTCCCTCCCACACCCAGTACCCTACTCCAGTCCCAGGATACCCATCCCCACCTCCCATGTATGGAAGCAGGAGCCCACCCACCAACCCCTATGCTTACTCACCAGAAGCAGCCCCTCCTCCCCTTGCTGGTTCATACCCTGGAGCTCCCATGAACTATCCTGCATACGGGGGCTATGGTAATGGTTTGGCACCAGCATATCAGCAGGCTTACTACCGATAGGCAATGATGACACTACTCTGGCGATGGTAACCACTGATACGCTGACTACCGACCCATCtaagtttttatttctaaatGGTTTGTTTGTAATCACTAACCGTTTAATGGTAGCGATATCTGTGTGTTTAATTAATAACTGCCGTGCTTCTTGCTTTTGCCCAAAGTAAGAAGCTGTATCTCTAATGTTGATCAGAACTCTAGTACTAGGTGATTGTGAAGTAGTAATCATGATGGTAAGCATAACAATGTCTAAACTCGAGACTACCCCCATGTAGGATTTAGTTGTAGAAAAATGTTGTACTGTTTATCTGATCTGAGCCTTTTACTTTTACATCCCGTTGTGCTTTTTAATTGCTTCTCAAAGGGGAACCAAATGCCATTTATTGATGTCTTAATCATTGCTAGACAGTCTTTGATTCCATTGAACATGCATATTCGTTTATATGGAAGCTGAGACTGTTGTGGGGACTTTAAAGGTACCCCATTTCTCTCTTTAAACATGTGTTTGTGTCCTTTGGATGACCTTTAAGCAAAGCAAAGCCTGAAAGCCGACTGTCTCACATTCAATGCTTTACTTACAAGTACTCTTTTTTTCTTCACTTCAGCTTTCTCCTTTTTTTCCCAGCTGTTTGCATCCCATAGACCCATCAAACATTAAAGTAGGCTTTACTCATCAAAAAACTTTTATCTTCATACTTGTAAAGCATCTCTTACTTGGGGTACCAACTATTCGATGATTTGCGACTTAAAGCTTCCTCAATGCTGAAGTATTGTTCCTTTCCATCGACtcaaccccaaatccaacggcTTTTCATTGCTTAGAAACCATTGCATTCCCATATCCTAGTTTCCTTTCTGGGTAGTGTTTGCTCCAGCAGCCACATCAGCAAATTAATCCACTAGGATCCATCTTTCTCCTGAACGTATTGAACCTGGCAAGTTTCATAGGGTTTAGTTCATTGCTTGGAATCAAGAAACCTGATAACATTGACAGTCAAATTCCACTCTGTTAGCGATGGTCTCAATTATTGAACAGGATGGTCTTCTCACGATGGTCTCAACGCTAACAATTCGCAGTAGAGAATATAATTTATTAGGGTTAATATGCAAATTTATCCGGAAAGTATACTTCATTTTGGTTGATCTTTGTCGTTATCTTTATGACTGTACTTTTAACTCCATATTGAAATTTgtggttttacttttatttgattgaattttgccatttttattaacttttctattcaattttaatttaaaatagtttgaagagaaaatttaatgttttttcataattttatttaatatttaacaataatatttaaaatacataaaaatggttattttatataataaactttttctttcttttaggatatatgtattttatttttcaagtttcTATTTCAGTAAATAGAAATTCTTATTTagtttactaagctttaatatttataagttaaattattgttaactattaaaataaaatatttgaagaatTTTTCTTATCAGATTAGGTttccaaattatcaaaattaataatgagtggtaaattttaattaaaataaattaaaattggtggtaaattttaataaaattcaaagtttggtgataaaatttaattacataagaGTTGAATAGCAAACTCACTCATAGTTTCAAATATCAATGAAAAgaaagtataataacaaatttcaaTACTCACCTATAATATATACACTTTAatctaatttattataaatttattgaataaaacaaataattcTTTAACgttagaatttatttatttatttatacttatatattttttatgtaaacaAAATTATGTTTTAGTTTGGAACAACTTTTTACCATTTCAATAAATAGTACGAAGGGGAGAAAACATACCCTTTCAagttatatttcatataaataactTCTTTACACCGGACGATCTCACGTTTTTTTGAAACTTTGGTGGTAAAATAACTATGAAGTCTTTTTTACTAGAAAAACAGGTAACTTATTTCTTTTTGTTAGATCAAAGTgtaagttgaatttttttattcatttttattatcaaaTACTGATGCAACTGTTGGATTAATTAAGCAGTTACACTACATAAACTAATTTTTAAccgtaaaaataaattaaatttttaacaaaagattAGATTCTAAAACaactaatttgattttttttttaataaagaaaacaaaatgcaaTAGAATCTCCGCTTTGGTTCCATTGAATTTGTAATGGAAGAGTGGGTGTTTTCTTATTGGTCTTCTGGAATGTCAAGAGAGTGTGTATGATAAACTAGCTTTCAGCCTTCAGATGTTTGCTTAGTTGATGAAACAAGTGCATCTTCCACAAACTTTCTGTGTTTCAGTTTTGCAAGCAGCTGGTAATGGTCGCTTTGTTACTTATATTTAGTCAATAATACCCGCATTCTCAGCTGCACCTAAACTACTAGTTGCTGAAATATCATGAAATAAAGATGAGAATGCAGTGCACACTTTATTTTCTTAGAAGATACATAAATAAAGGATCAATTCAACACCATTCTCTTCCTCCTCAATCTGGGAAAATAACCTATGAAGATATCAAATAAGTTTTAACTCCAATTCATTCAAGATAAAAACACAGCATCCAACATACAGACACACACAAAAACAGTTCCAGTGTCAATCATTAGCTGTTTTTAACTGCAAAGAAAGCAGTTCTTCTTCAGGGATAGTCTTGATATGGCAATCTGAAGTTGGATAAGCTACACAAAGTAATGCAAACCCACGGTCTATAACATCATCACTAAGCATACCTTCACTTTGATCAACGGTTCCACTTAGGAGCTTAGCAGGGCAAGTCATGCAAACCCCAAGTTGACAATCATATGGCACGGTTATGCCCAAGTCCAATGCCTTTGATAGTATGGTCTCATCGTCTTCCACCTCTAGCTCGGTAGACTTGCCTTCATGCTCCAATACAACTTTGTAAGACCTTGCTATCAAAGTCGACAATCTTTTGAAAGACCCATGGTGGGTTTTGGGGTTGAACTTCGATTGGGAGGTTGAAATTGTGGTGGGGTGTTTTGGTTTGTTGACAATTAAGGGAGGAGTACAAGGAGATGGTGTGAAATGAAGGGTAGCCATTGTTTTTTCCCTTTTGCTGCTAAGGACAGCGAGAAGCTTGTTTTCAGGGTTAGGGGAGTGTGTGGTGTCGGAAAAAAGATAAGGTTTTCCCCTATTTTTTAATTATCAAGTATACTTGGGTAAACTGAACCAACAGTccctaaattttgtttaaattttcatttcagtCATTCAACTTTTAAAGGTTATATGATAGACACTAACATTATCGAAttgttatattttggtcactcaatttttattaaccCCTTAAAAATGATGATGTGACATGTTAACTCAAGAGATCAATAACTAACTTGGTACATGTagccaaaatattagttttgtacttttatatatatatttttaaccatgtaattttttcaaaaaaaatatgattcttttagaacctttttagaattattgttaagtaaatatataaaaatacaaaactaATATTTTACCTACACTTTAGGGATCAAATTAGTTATTAATCCTTGAGTTAAACATGTTACGTCATCATTTTGTTAAAGAGTAGCGGGAGTCAACAAACGAGTGATCAAAATGTAACAATTTGACAATGTTAGTGACTATACGtaacttttgaaaattaaattaccgaaacataatttttaaacaaaatttagagCCTGTTGATGCAATTTGCCCAATATAACTTACCTTAAAAACTACTACTTATCTTCTAAATTTTTCCATAAAATCTAAGAAGACCAAATAATCATGGATCAGGTCACAGATTCATCAATCAATctaaaaaattggtttaatcaGTTAATaccaattttcaatttaatcacttcAAAGCTATTCTTCAGATGGTACCTGCAAATCGAATCAAATTAAACACTACAATTT from the Gossypium hirsutum isolate 1008001.06 chromosome D09, Gossypium_hirsutum_v2.1, whole genome shotgun sequence genome contains:
- the LOC121221027 gene encoding FRIGIDA-like protein 4a; the protein is MGSIPNPGELTELTHPSFDEFQRQTSLMTSCTLLWKELSDHINSLEQNLMKQSETLKRKIEALDSETKASLDSLKKRELSIEDSVKIALSRVEFNTKAAMRTLGDDVEDNPDGEVDDGDGLLQHLKSTCLKMEAKEFWSFVIGKKKEIDLLREKIPAALSECIDPARFVMEAISEVFPVDKRGNEGGSDLAWACVLILESLIPVVVDPVIGKSRVLVTPSMKEQAKEIAETWKKSLEERGGIENVKTPDVHTFLQHLVTFGIVKKEDLEFYRKLVVASAWRKQMPKLAVSLGLGDQMPDMIEELISKGQQLDAVHFTYEVGLVDKFPPVPLLKSFLRDAKKAASSILDDPNNTGRAAQLAARKEQSALRAVIKCIEEYKLEAEFPPENLKKRLEQLEKTKTEKRKPVVVPANKRTRVNNGGPMPPAKAGRLTNAYVSSFPAPPPFVRSPSHTQYPTPVPGYPSPPPMYGSRSPPTNPYAYSPEAAPPPLAGSYPGAPMNYPAYGGYGNGLAPAYQQAYYR
- the LOC121221028 gene encoding ferredoxin C 1, chloroplastic: MATLHFTPSPCTPPLIVNKPKHPTTISTSQSKFNPKTHHGSFKRLSTLIARSYKVVLEHEGKSTELEVEDDETILSKALDLGITVPYDCQLGVCMTCPAKLLSGTVDQSEGMLSDDVIDRGFALLCVAYPTSDCHIKTIPEEELLSLQLKTAND